A region of Halalkaliarchaeum desulfuricum DNA encodes the following proteins:
- a CDS encoding Cdc6/Cdc18 family protein: protein MNFEERIIRRLRRNRSRQLVRDYAAFSPVSHPSEPVSREAALERLLDTLQPAFSGELPPSAYVWGPKGAGKTALVKATFDVLAGVSREQHRGIHTTTRTERPQTPPFVYVDAREADSEFSLLAAVLNGLLERPAPTQGVSTGRIREQISQVIDGRDGVVVAVDHLGEPRTHELSSVAETLSSLEGTFVWVGVGRDPPGSHSIDPDQVVEMSAYRRHALVDILSERTSVGLSRDALTHEQLRELAVWADGDAHDALAAVFGGAVVAEQNGHDTILPSDLDAGIGAVPRPCVALGRVLALPTNWQHVLAGLVELSPDDRMSVTSATAAIATTSGIDLSEGTIRRMLYELAEEGILDRQPVDGAGSRGRPPSRIEPLFPTLLFRELSRERPDE, encoded by the coding sequence ATGAACTTCGAGGAACGCATCATCCGACGGCTACGCCGGAACCGGAGCCGACAGCTCGTCCGGGATTACGCCGCGTTCAGTCCGGTCTCTCATCCGTCGGAGCCGGTCTCACGGGAGGCGGCACTCGAGCGGTTGCTGGACACCCTGCAGCCGGCGTTCTCCGGGGAACTTCCGCCGTCGGCGTACGTCTGGGGGCCGAAAGGTGCAGGAAAAACCGCCCTGGTGAAAGCCACGTTCGACGTTCTCGCCGGCGTTTCGCGGGAACAACACAGGGGAATCCACACGACGACGAGAACGGAGCGGCCGCAAACGCCCCCGTTCGTCTACGTCGACGCACGCGAGGCCGACAGCGAGTTCTCACTGCTCGCGGCGGTACTGAACGGACTGCTCGAGCGTCCCGCACCCACGCAGGGAGTGAGCACCGGGCGGATCCGGGAACAGATCTCCCAGGTGATCGACGGGCGCGATGGCGTCGTCGTCGCCGTCGACCACCTCGGAGAGCCGCGCACACACGAACTCTCGTCGGTCGCGGAAACGCTGTCGAGCCTGGAGGGAACGTTCGTCTGGGTCGGCGTCGGTCGGGACCCCCCTGGATCGCATTCGATCGACCCGGATCAGGTCGTGGAGATGTCGGCGTACCGTCGACACGCGTTGGTCGATATCCTCTCCGAGAGAACGTCAGTGGGGCTTTCCCGCGACGCGTTGACACACGAACAACTCCGGGAACTCGCCGTCTGGGCCGACGGCGACGCACACGACGCGCTGGCGGCTGTGTTCGGTGGGGCGGTCGTCGCCGAACAGAACGGTCACGACACGATACTCCCGTCGGACCTCGACGCCGGCATCGGGGCGGTACCCCGTCCGTGTGTCGCCCTCGGGCGGGTGCTCGCGTTGCCGACGAACTGGCAACACGTGCTCGCCGGGCTCGTCGAGCTGTCGCCTGACGACCGGATGTCGGTGACATCGGCGACGGCAGCGATCGCCACGACTTCCGGGATCGATCTCTCGGAGGGAACCATACGGCGGATGCTGTACGAACTCGCCGAGGAGGGAATTCTGGACCGGCAGCCGGTAGACGGGGCCGGGAGTCGGGGGCGACCGCCAAGCCGGATCGAACCCCTGTTTCCGACGCTTTTGTTTCGGGAGCTGTCGCGGGAACGACCCGACGAGTAG
- the glpB gene encoding glycerol-3-phosphate dehydrogenase subunit GlpB codes for MALESDVLVIGGGLAGTTAAIAATREGADVRLVSYKKSTLRQSSGLIDALGYVPERDGDSVDSERDGDSVDSGSGTALRGPIVDPFGAIDDLPEEHPYSVVGADAVEAGFALFDDLVGDAYRGGHTDTNALFPTFGGTIKPTARYPAATAAGVASDDRPMFVVGFRSLTAYDAGALADGLSSSGVPFPVSGAEVEFAAAFRDDAKITRFARALDDDEPIEGVPARKALAAAVEPHLSEFTDSVADTAEIRVGFPAFLGEDRAADVREELGDRLGAAVFEIPMGPPNLPGLRLEALLLEELDAAGVSFETGVKAVDRTVGADGAVEAVLVDRNGTRVPYAADAVVLATGGLIGKGLQSDRKRVTEPVFDCPVSHPADRYDWFVDDAFGGHPFARFGLATDDRLRPVDPTGNGDPEYPNLFAAGAVLGGADVAREKSASGVSLATGVVAGRGAAAVANDTLEANR; via the coding sequence ATGGCGCTTGAAAGCGACGTACTAGTGATCGGGGGTGGGCTCGCGGGAACGACAGCCGCAATCGCGGCCACACGAGAGGGTGCAGACGTCAGACTCGTCTCGTACAAGAAAAGCACCCTCCGACAGTCGTCCGGACTCATTGATGCGCTCGGGTACGTTCCCGAACGCGATGGCGACAGTGTCGACTCCGAACGCGATGGCGACAGTGTCGATTCCGGTTCAGGCACCGCGCTCCGCGGTCCGATCGTCGATCCGTTCGGCGCGATCGACGATCTTCCCGAGGAGCACCCCTACTCGGTCGTCGGCGCAGACGCCGTCGAAGCTGGGTTCGCGCTGTTCGACGACCTCGTCGGCGACGCTTACCGGGGGGGACACACCGATACCAACGCGCTCTTCCCGACGTTCGGCGGGACCATCAAACCGACCGCCCGGTATCCGGCGGCGACGGCGGCCGGGGTGGCGAGCGACGATCGCCCGATGTTCGTCGTCGGGTTCCGGTCGCTCACGGCGTACGACGCGGGCGCCCTCGCTGACGGACTGTCGTCGTCGGGTGTCCCGTTCCCGGTGTCGGGCGCGGAGGTCGAGTTCGCCGCGGCGTTCCGGGACGACGCGAAGATCACCCGATTCGCCAGGGCGCTCGACGACGACGAGCCGATCGAGGGGGTTCCCGCCCGAAAAGCGCTGGCGGCGGCGGTCGAACCGCACCTCTCGGAGTTCACCGATTCGGTTGCCGACACCGCCGAAATCCGGGTCGGATTCCCCGCGTTCCTCGGCGAGGACAGGGCTGCCGACGTCCGGGAGGAACTCGGGGATCGACTCGGGGCAGCCGTGTTCGAGATCCCGATGGGACCGCCGAACCTCCCGGGACTCCGACTCGAAGCCCTGTTGCTCGAGGAACTGGACGCGGCGGGAGTCAGCTTCGAGACGGGCGTGAAAGCCGTCGATCGAACGGTCGGAGCAGACGGCGCCGTCGAGGCGGTCCTCGTCGATCGGAACGGAACCCGGGTCCCCTACGCCGCCGACGCCGTCGTTCTCGCGACGGGTGGGCTGATCGGCAAGGGGCTCCAATCGGATCGCAAACGGGTGACCGAACCCGTCTTCGACTGTCCGGTCTCCCACCCGGCCGACCGGTACGATTGGTTCGTCGACGACGCGTTCGGCGGCCATCCGTTCGCCCGGTTCGGCCTCGCGACGGACGACCGGCTCCGCCCCGTCGATCCGACCGGAAACGGCGACCCGGAGTATCCGAACCTGTTTGCCGCCGGCGCAGTGCTCGGCGGTGCCGACGTCGCCCGGGAGAAGTCGGCAAGCGGTGTCTCCCTGGCCACCGGCGTCGTCGCCGGGAGGGGTGCAGCCGCTGTCGCGAACGACACACTGGAGGCAAACCGATGA
- a CDS encoding YeeE/YedE family protein, producing the protein MIDATVQLGETVIALLGSELFPRGWEHYLLGGLFIGLGTAIIYAATAIPAGASTFLESTLSYASRLRRFQQPRFVSSRDWRVVFTVGIVAGAAGYSVVAGEFVWLTDVQPWRLFVGGILIGVGTRIGKGCTSGHGVCGVGSGSRTSILNVAVFMLVAIGVAQLLFAMGVRP; encoded by the coding sequence ATGATCGACGCGACCGTACAACTGGGGGAGACGGTGATCGCCCTCCTGGGTTCGGAGCTGTTTCCCCGCGGGTGGGAACACTACCTCCTCGGCGGGCTGTTCATCGGGCTGGGGACCGCGATCATCTACGCGGCGACGGCGATCCCGGCCGGCGCGAGCACGTTTCTGGAATCGACGCTGTCGTACGCCTCCCGGCTCCGGCGTTTCCAGCAGCCCCGATTCGTCAGTTCCCGGGACTGGCGAGTCGTGTTCACGGTGGGGATCGTCGCGGGCGCCGCGGGATACTCCGTTGTCGCCGGGGAATTCGTCTGGTTGACCGACGTGCAGCCCTGGCGGCTGTTCGTCGGCGGAATCCTCATCGGGGTCGGAACCCGCATCGGGAAGGGTTGTACGTCGGGACACGGCGTCTGTGGGGTCGGGTCCGGGTCACGGACCTCGATCCTCAACGTCGCGGTGTTCATGCTCGTCGCGATCGGCGTGGCACAACTGCTGTTCGCGATGGGGGTGCGGCCATGA
- the glpA gene encoding anaerobic glycerol-3-phosphate dehydrogenase subunit GlpA — protein sequence MTQSADVIVVGGGSTGCGIVRDLAMRGLDAALVEKGNLTHGTTGRMHGLLHSGGRYAVSDRKSARECMAENRVLREIAGHCIEETGGLFVKRPEDSEEYFEQKLEGCRECDIPAEVISGEEARRREPYLAADVDKAITVPDAAIDPFRLCVANAADAQDHGARIETHAEVVDVLVEDGEVVGVEVEHDSGPGKRVHRTPGTTERIYADHVVNATGAWAGRIGEHAGVDIEVRPSKGVMTVMNVRQVDTVINRCRPKGDADIVVPHETACILGTTDEEVDDPEEYPEEQWEVDLMIDTLAELLPVLRESRTLRSFWGVRPLYEPPGTGTDDPTDITRDYFLLDHDERDDLPGLTTVVGGKLTTYRLMAEDVTDHVCDRLGIDADCETADRPLPGSEDPMALEKYMNQFGLRSPVSRRSVQRLGSRSPDVLDTDDPNPVVCECEAVTRAELQDAITQAGSDLNAVRLRTRASMGNCQGGFCSHRMAAELYPEYGEAVAREAREELYRERFKGVRHSLWGEQLSQAMLTHMLHATTMNHDCDPAGRREEAGGSGIDFGEFDHGAERDASGGSHGA from the coding sequence ATGACCCAATCAGCCGACGTGATCGTCGTCGGCGGCGGATCGACCGGCTGCGGTATCGTCAGGGATCTGGCGATGCGCGGGCTGGACGCCGCCCTCGTCGAGAAGGGGAACCTGACTCACGGGACGACCGGGCGAATGCACGGGCTGCTCCACAGCGGGGGACGCTACGCGGTGTCGGACCGGAAGAGCGCCCGGGAATGTATGGCGGAAAACCGGGTTCTGCGGGAGATCGCCGGCCACTGCATCGAGGAGACAGGCGGGCTGTTCGTGAAACGCCCCGAGGACAGCGAGGAGTACTTCGAACAGAAGCTCGAGGGATGCAGGGAGTGTGACATTCCGGCGGAGGTTATCTCCGGCGAGGAGGCCCGACGGCGGGAGCCGTATCTCGCGGCGGACGTCGACAAAGCCATCACCGTTCCCGACGCGGCGATCGACCCCTTCCGGCTGTGTGTTGCCAACGCTGCCGACGCACAGGACCACGGGGCCCGGATCGAAACCCACGCCGAAGTCGTCGACGTGCTCGTCGAAGACGGGGAAGTCGTCGGCGTGGAGGTCGAACACGACTCGGGACCGGGGAAACGAGTCCATCGGACGCCGGGCACGACCGAGCGCATCTATGCCGACCACGTGGTGAACGCGACCGGCGCGTGGGCCGGCCGGATCGGCGAGCACGCGGGCGTCGACATCGAGGTCAGACCGTCGAAGGGCGTGATGACGGTGATGAACGTCCGGCAGGTCGACACCGTCATCAACCGGTGTCGTCCCAAGGGCGACGCCGACATCGTCGTCCCCCACGAGACGGCGTGCATCCTCGGCACCACCGACGAGGAAGTCGACGACCCCGAGGAGTATCCGGAAGAGCAGTGGGAAGTCGACCTGATGATCGACACGCTTGCAGAGCTGCTTCCGGTGCTCCGGGAGTCGCGAACACTGCGGTCGTTCTGGGGCGTCCGGCCGCTTTATGAACCCCCGGGAACGGGGACCGACGACCCGACCGATATTACCAGGGACTACTTCCTTTTGGATCACGACGAGCGGGACGACCTCCCCGGATTGACGACTGTCGTCGGCGGAAAGCTCACCACCTACCGCCTGATGGCCGAGGACGTCACAGACCACGTCTGCGATCGCCTGGGGATCGACGCCGACTGTGAAACTGCGGATCGGCCGCTCCCCGGTTCCGAGGACCCCATGGCGCTCGAGAAGTATATGAATCAGTTCGGCCTGCGTTCGCCGGTGAGTCGGCGGAGCGTCCAGCGGCTCGGATCGCGGTCGCCCGACGTGCTCGACACCGACGACCCGAACCCGGTCGTCTGCGAGTGCGAGGCGGTCACCCGCGCGGAACTCCAGGACGCGATAACGCAGGCGGGATCTGACCTCAACGCGGTTCGTCTCCGTACCCGGGCCTCGATGGGGAACTGTCAGGGCGGCTTCTGTAGCCATCGGATGGCGGCAGAACTGTATCCGGAGTACGGGGAGGCTGTCGCCCGTGAGGCGCGCGAGGAGCTGTATCGGGAGCGGTTTAAAGGCGTCAGACACTCGCTTTGGGGCGAACAACTCTCGCAGGCGATGCTCACGCACATGCTCCATGCGACGACGATGAATCACGACTGTGATCCTGCCGGCCGGCGGGAAGAAGCGGGTGGATCGGGGATCGACTTCGGCGAGTTCGACCATGGAGCCGAACGCGACGCGTCGGGAGGGAGCCATGGCGCTTGA
- the glpK gene encoding glycerol kinase GlpK, giving the protein MPRYVGAIDQGTTGTRFMLFDHDGVVVGNAYRKHEQLYPSPGWVEHDPAEIWEKTKAVIERALSRAGVQPEELAAIGVTNQRETTLLWEQDSGRPIQNAIVWQDRRTTERIEQLRENGWEEKIRKKTGLEPDAYFSATKAEWLLENADPIEVEPPRHEDVRERAEKGEILFGTIDTWLIWNLTEEHVTDVTNASRTMLYDIRAGEWDEELLAEFSLPREILPEVRPSSDEETYGTTDPDGFLGAEVPVAGALGDQQAALFGQTCFTPGEAKNTYGTGSFFLMNTGEEAVDSEHGLLTTVAFQRSGEPIQYALEGSIFITGAAIEWLEDVDLIESPAQSEELARSVESTDGVYLVPAFTGLGAPHWDQRARGTIVGMTRGTRKEHLVRATIESIAYQTRDVAEAMAADADVEPEQLRVDGGAVKNNFLCGIQADIVDMEIVRPEVDETTALGAAYAAGLAVGYWEDLEELRENWRIDRTFEPGGDRREIERRYDRWQEAVDRAKGWAVDPDE; this is encoded by the coding sequence ATGCCACGATACGTCGGAGCGATCGACCAGGGGACGACCGGGACGCGGTTCATGCTGTTCGACCACGACGGGGTGGTTGTCGGAAACGCGTACCGGAAACACGAGCAGCTGTACCCCTCCCCGGGCTGGGTCGAACACGATCCAGCGGAGATCTGGGAGAAAACGAAGGCCGTCATCGAGCGTGCGCTCTCGAGAGCGGGCGTGCAACCGGAGGAGTTGGCTGCGATCGGCGTGACGAACCAGCGGGAGACGACGCTTCTGTGGGAGCAAGACTCCGGACGGCCGATCCAGAACGCTATCGTCTGGCAGGATCGACGAACGACAGAACGGATCGAACAACTGCGCGAAAACGGCTGGGAGGAGAAAATACGAAAGAAGACGGGGCTGGAGCCCGACGCGTACTTTTCGGCGACGAAAGCGGAATGGCTACTGGAGAACGCCGACCCGATCGAGGTTGAGCCCCCCCGCCACGAGGACGTTCGCGAACGGGCCGAGAAGGGCGAGATCCTGTTTGGAACCATCGACACGTGGCTGATCTGGAACCTCACGGAGGAGCACGTGACCGACGTGACGAACGCCTCCCGGACGATGCTGTACGACATCCGGGCGGGCGAATGGGACGAGGAACTCCTCGCGGAGTTTTCGCTGCCCCGCGAGATACTCCCGGAGGTGCGGCCCTCCTCCGACGAGGAGACGTACGGTACGACGGACCCGGACGGCTTCCTCGGTGCGGAAGTGCCCGTCGCCGGCGCCCTTGGTGACCAGCAGGCGGCGCTGTTCGGGCAGACGTGTTTCACCCCCGGCGAGGCAAAAAACACCTACGGTACGGGGAGTTTCTTCCTCATGAACACCGGCGAGGAGGCAGTCGACTCCGAACACGGCCTGCTCACGACCGTGGCGTTCCAGCGTTCGGGCGAGCCGATCCAGTACGCACTCGAGGGGTCGATCTTCATCACGGGCGCGGCGATCGAGTGGCTGGAGGACGTCGACCTGATCGAGAGTCCCGCCCAGTCGGAGGAACTCGCACGGTCGGTCGAATCGACCGACGGGGTGTATCTGGTGCCGGCGTTTACGGGCCTGGGTGCGCCCCACTGGGACCAGCGGGCGCGGGGGACGATCGTCGGCATGACACGCGGTACCCGAAAAGAACATCTCGTTCGGGCAACCATCGAGTCGATCGCCTACCAGACGCGGGACGTCGCCGAGGCGATGGCTGCCGACGCCGACGTCGAACCGGAACAGCTACGCGTCGACGGCGGCGCGGTAAAGAACAACTTCCTGTGCGGGATCCAGGCCGACATCGTCGACATGGAGATCGTCAGGCCGGAGGTCGACGAGACGACCGCACTGGGTGCTGCGTACGCAGCCGGTCTCGCAGTCGGTTACTGGGAGGATCTCGAGGAACTCCGGGAGAACTGGCGGATCGACAGGACCTTCGAACCGGGAGGGGACAGACGCGAGATCGAACGGCGATACGACCGATGGCAGGAAGCAGTCGACCGCGCGAAAGGCTGGGCGGTCGACCCCGACGAGTGA